One Setaria italica strain Yugu1 chromosome I, Setaria_italica_v2.0, whole genome shotgun sequence DNA window includes the following coding sequences:
- the LOC101756128 gene encoding uncharacterized protein LOC101756128 isoform X2: MADHSLGFFSAVYSRLRAASSAWRRNDAPARDTQRSLEATVRSRLARRAGAARRFGRSLAFVSFNLEVLLFVYAFWRARRRNFNWRQPLQALPMLVIPALATLIYAAFLRFTRTLDLKDKKTLQRLHHQSGSGSHHHDQDSAKKCDPVDDASNFSSESDPAGTSKLGKHHRSSSNLRDDYGGDGSWDHSKDFQPMHSDGLRRRIFSIEKIHITNSSAFRQLINWSSEHLSDDPEDLNHMEGTAAEHRSNSGDDVAENGAACSTAQISSLLHGCSIAHIISNATNHADVSSSMSCPKSNGGLAEADAVQTVLTGPESDLSAIAGLHHEGVENESSKLHVSEDNRMPFISEKELLLSSNAVKNMEHHSGTSGFTLCGQETENEDTAGGFCFVKISPELSFLSSPELVVEGGKDASEKEPCQLDEKEENDVSANIEEALVGTPLVNTAEPDYGTTGFSLRPQDSNMMEAPAVINIFSAIPESNQPASVELLAENYVDSKDAQISDVHLPEQKGQEDFLDPLVVNSFEYSFVSEFLSEGASKHQNNAVASPYDGGDAENAISDSMSIQFIPEANIMEALQDVQETLPNPHHRSAAAEMTKVLGVVKEGLSEGASNHQNSIVASSDDGGDAEDVISDSVSVQLIPEANIMEVLQDVQKTLSDPPQRSSFRSQIFLSSSEINNDEAYSSNSNSYTLYANSVENEESPASKGGGSVSKDEMNFAFLDTPILLNEDTSGESWTDNAGCSRCIPESNRTHSLHDGKLALPRTSERANVGLEESLISLDQEINLEIFSLYSRSSSCVSEVNMTETLRSGILPALENDDDFSFDEMTSMMGPNVKHAENYTDNARSAEFVPEINMTETLNVGKEATARLEHEVSSNFDISLEAPDIGNGVEKFDNSLDLVLWPFEPVVDASEGMQAAQGFSMLQSENDFSFVKTNVTTKDVNNDGDLQNSQETSIDALGSAQPGLSKSEDEGVSTLRGTCKSPDAVGVIDSDNVLMANYASDLRSAVGNHFFSQNASPEAQPQDPLMFKESLVYPDELSVSENNSDNAKLLFCSTKVNLIESLDGDKRGTDQQQAETNLVSEDTYMACQGSTSEKYLDNFGYQHISDANITKTLQSTDRLLSEMFHDGSFCTAGTSVSLDGGTDADNSSANSGSEMRTAQNNTVILLGFQGPEKAIVSISQYEVDRAEKNGSDSICAEATMTGDIQGFLEERKVCEWRCTDKEPKDLKVKDMEEDVQGLDEDHENSP; this comes from the exons ATGGCCGATCACTCCCTCGGCTTCTTCTCCGCCGTCTACTCCCGCCTCCGCGCAGCCTCCTCGGCTTGGCGCCGCAACGATGCTCCTGCTCGCGACACCCAGCGGAGTCTGGAGGCAACCGTAAGGTCGCGCCTGGCgaggcgagcgggggcggcgcgccgCTTCGGTCGGAGCCTCGCCTTCGTCTCCTTCAACCTCGAG GTGCTGCTGTTTGTTTATGCATTCTGGAGGGCGAGAAGACGGAATTTCAACTGGAGGCAACCTCTTCAAGCACTGCCCATGCTTGTAATCCCTGCTCTAGCGACGCTCATTTACGCTGCATTTCTACGCTTCACCAGAACGC TCGATCTCAAGGACAAGAAAACGCTCCAAAGGCTCCACCACCAAAGTGGATCTGGGTCTCACCACCACGACCAAGACTCTGCCaaa AAATGTGATCCTGTGGATGATGCAAGCAATTTTTCATCTGAATCTGATCCCGCAGGAACTTCCAAGCTTGGAAAACACCATCGTTCAAGTAGTAATTTGAGAGATGACTATGGAGGAGATGGGTCTTGGGACCATAGCAAGGATTTCCAGCCAATGCATTCTGATGGCCTACGGCGAAGAATATTCTCAATCGAGAAAATACACATAACCAACAGCAGTGCATTCAGACAACTAATCAATTGGTCATCCGAGCATTTATCTGATGACCCAGAGGACCTAAATCATATGGAAGGGACTGCTGCGGAACACCGCAGCAACTCAGGTGATGATGTTGCGGAGAATGGCGCGGCTTGCTCTACTGCACAGATAAGCTCATTGTTACATGGTTGCAGTATTGCTCACATAATTTCAAATGCTACCAATCATGCTGATGTTAGTTCATCAATGAGTTGCCCGAAATCAAATGGAGGTCTGGCTGAAGCAGATGCTGTGCAAACGGTGCTGACTGGGCCTGAATCGGACCTTTCTGCCATCGCAGGGTTGCATCATGAGGGAGTTGAGAATGAATCTTCCAAGCTTCATGTATCAGAGGATAACAGGATGCCCTTCATTTCGGAGAAGGAGCTATTACTGAGTTCAAACGCAGTAAAAAATATGGAGCATCATTCGGGGACTTCAGGATTCACCTTATGCGGTCAAGAGACTGAGAATGAGGACACTGCTGGAGGTTTCTGCTTTGTTAAGATCAGTCCTGAGTTGAGCTTCTTATCCTCTCCAGAGTTAGTTGTGGAGGGTGGCAAGGATGCCAGCGAGAAAGAACCATGTCAATTAGACGAAAAGGAGGAGAACGACGTATCTGCCAATATAGAGGAAGCTTTGGTAGGTACCCCTCTAGTCAATACCGCTGAACCGGACTATGGAACTACAGGTTTCTCTTTGCGCCCTCAAGATTCCAATATGATGGAGGCTCCTGCAGTTATCAATATTTTTTCTGCAATTCCTGAATCAAACCAACCAGCATCTGTGGAATTACTTGCAGAGAATTATGTGGACTCCAAGGATGCTCAAATATCTGATGTGCACTTACCGGAGCAGAAGGGCCAGGAAGATTTTCTGGATCCACTTGTGGTCAATTCTTTTGAGTATTCATTTGTATCAGAGTTTTTGTCTGAGGGAGCATCTAAACATCAAAATAATGCTGTCGCCTCTCCATATGATGGTGGTGACGCTGAGAATGCAATAAGCGATTCAATGTCCATCCAATTCATCCCAGAAGCCAACATAATGGAAGCTCTTCAGGATGTTCAAGAAACATTACCCAATCCACATCACCGCAGTGCGGCTGCGGAGATGACCAAAGTTCTGGGTGTTGTCAAGGAAGGTTTGTCTGAGGGAGCATCTAACCATCAAAATAGTATTGTCGCCTCTTCAGATGATGGTGGTGATGCTGAGGATGTGATAAGCGATTCAGTGTCTGTCCAACTCATACCAGAAGCCAACATAATGGAAGTTCTTCAAGATGTTCAGAAAACATTATCCGATCCACCGCAGCGCAGCAGTTTTCGTTCACAGATTTTCTTATCTTCAAGTGAGATTAATAATGATGAAGCTTATTCAAGTAACTCAAATTCTTACACTTTATATGCCAACTCAGTGGAAAATGAAGAATCCCCTGCTAGTAAAGGAGGAGGTTCTGTTTCTAAAGATGAAATGAACTTTGCTTTTCTGGACACTCCCATCTTGCTAAATGAGGATACAAGTGGAGAAAGTTGGACAGATAATGCTGGATGTTCTCGATGTATTCCGGAAAGCAATAGAACTCACTCTCTTCATGATGGCAAACTAGCTTTACCTAGGACATCTGAGAGAGCTAATGTTGGTCTTGAGGAAAGTCTCATATCTCTAGACCAGGAAATAAACCTGGAAATATTTTCGCTATATTCCAGATCATCTTCATGTGTTTCAGAGGTCAACATGACCGAAACTCTCAGAAGTGGCATACTTCCTGCTCTAGAAAATGATGATGATTTCAGCTTCGACGAGATGACCTCCATGATGGGTCCCAATGTTAAGCATGCAGAGAATTATACAGACAATGCAAGGTCTGCTGAATTTGTTCCAGAAATCAACATGACAGAAACTCTTAATGTTGGTAAGGAAGCAACTGCTCGTCTAGAACATGAAGTTTCTTCAAATTTTGACATTAGTTTGGAGGCTCCTGATATAGGCAATGGTGTTGAAAAATTTGATAACTCCCTGGACTTAGTGTTGTGGCCATTTGAACCAGTAGTTGATGCATCTGAAGGCATGCAAGCTGCTCAAGGGTTCTCTATGCTGCAATCTGaaaatgatttttcttttgttaagaCTAATGTTACTACTAAAGATGTCAACAATGATGGAGATCTCCAAAATAGCCAGGAAACATCAATTGATGCTTTGGGATCTGCTCAGCCAGGGTTATCCAAGTCAGAGGATGAAGGTGTTTCAACTCTTCGTGGGACTTGCAAGTCTCCTGATGCTGTTGGGGTTATTGATTCTGATAATGTTTTAATGGCTAATTATGCTTCGGATCTTCGCAGTGCAGTAGGAAATCATTTCTTCAGCCAAAATGCATCACCTGAAGCACAACCCCAGGATCCCTTAATGTTCAAGGAGTCTTTAGTTTATCCAGACGAGCTTTCTGTTTCTGAGAACAATTCAGACAATGCAAAGTTATTGTTTTGTTCTACAAAAGTCAACTTGATTGAATCTCTGGATGGTGATAAGAGAGGAACTGATCAGCAACAAGCTGAAACCAATTTGGTTTCTGAAGATACATACATGGCTTGCCAGGGTTCCACTTCTGAAAAGTACCTTGACAATTTCGGGTATCAACATATTTCAGATGCCAATATCACCAAGACTCTTCAAAGTACTGACAGATTATTGTCCGAGATGTTTCATGATGGCAGCTTCTGCACAGCAGGGACCTCTGTTTCTCTAGATGGTGGCACTGATGCAGACAATTCTTCAGCTAATTCAGGTTCTGAAATGCGTACTGCACAGAATAACACAGTAATTCTCCTTGGTTTCCAAGGACCTGAAAAAGCAATTGTTTCAATCTCCCAGTATGAGGTTGATCGTGCAGAAAAAAATGGCTCCGATTCTATATGCGCTGAAGCTACCATGACTGGAGACATACAAG GTTTCCTTGAGGAAAGGAAAGTTTGTGAGTGGCGTTGCACAGATAAGGAACCAAAAGACCTTAAGGTTAAGGATATGGAAGAGGACGTTCAAGGCTTAGATGAGGATCATGAG AATAGTCCATAG
- the LOC101756128 gene encoding uncharacterized protein LOC101756128 isoform X1, giving the protein MADHSLGFFSAVYSRLRAASSAWRRNDAPARDTQRSLEATVRSRLARRAGAARRFGRSLAFVSFNLEVLLFVYAFWRARRRNFNWRQPLQALPMLVIPALATLIYAAFLRFTRTLDLKDKKTLQRLHHQSGSGSHHHDQDSAKKCDPVDDASNFSSESDPAGTSKLGKHHRSSSNLRDDYGGDGSWDHSKDFQPMHSDGLRRRIFSIEKIHITNSSAFRQLINWSSEHLSDDPEDLNHMEGTAAEHRSNSGDDVAENGAACSTAQISSLLHGCSIAHIISNATNHADVSSSMSCPKSNGGLAEADAVQTVLTGPESDLSAIAGLHHEGVENESSKLHVSEDNRMPFISEKELLLSSNAVKNMEHHSGTSGFTLCGQETENEDTAGGFCFVKISPELSFLSSPELVVEGGKDASEKEPCQLDEKEENDVSANIEEALVGTPLVNTAEPDYGTTGFSLRPQDSNMMEAPAVINIFSAIPESNQPASVELLAENYVDSKDAQISDVHLPEQKGQEDFLDPLVVNSFEYSFVSEFLSEGASKHQNNAVASPYDGGDAENAISDSMSIQFIPEANIMEALQDVQETLPNPHHRSAAAEMTKVLGVVKEGLSEGASNHQNSIVASSDDGGDAEDVISDSVSVQLIPEANIMEVLQDVQKTLSDPPQRSSFRSQIFLSSSEINNDEAYSSNSNSYTLYANSVENEESPASKGGGSVSKDEMNFAFLDTPILLNEDTSGESWTDNAGCSRCIPESNRTHSLHDGKLALPRTSERANVGLEESLISLDQEINLEIFSLYSRSSSCVSEVNMTETLRSGILPALENDDDFSFDEMTSMMGPNVKHAENYTDNARSAEFVPEINMTETLNVGKEATARLEHEVSSNFDISLEAPDIGNGVEKFDNSLDLVLWPFEPVVDASEGMQAAQGFSMLQSENDFSFVKTNVTTKDVNNDGDLQNSQETSIDALGSAQPGLSKSEDEGVSTLRGTCKSPDAVGVIDSDNVLMANYASDLRSAVGNHFFSQNASPEAQPQDPLMFKESLVYPDELSVSENNSDNAKLLFCSTKVNLIESLDGDKRGTDQQQAETNLVSEDTYMACQGSTSEKYLDNFGYQHISDANITKTLQSTDRLLSEMFHDGSFCTAGTSVSLDGGTDADNSSANSGSEMRTAQNNTVILLGFQGPEKAIVSISQYEVDRAEKNGSDSICAEATMTGDIQGFLEERKVCEWRCTDKEPKDLKVKDMEEDVQGLDEDHEVSHMSSDVALNFYLLY; this is encoded by the exons ATGGCCGATCACTCCCTCGGCTTCTTCTCCGCCGTCTACTCCCGCCTCCGCGCAGCCTCCTCGGCTTGGCGCCGCAACGATGCTCCTGCTCGCGACACCCAGCGGAGTCTGGAGGCAACCGTAAGGTCGCGCCTGGCgaggcgagcgggggcggcgcgccgCTTCGGTCGGAGCCTCGCCTTCGTCTCCTTCAACCTCGAG GTGCTGCTGTTTGTTTATGCATTCTGGAGGGCGAGAAGACGGAATTTCAACTGGAGGCAACCTCTTCAAGCACTGCCCATGCTTGTAATCCCTGCTCTAGCGACGCTCATTTACGCTGCATTTCTACGCTTCACCAGAACGC TCGATCTCAAGGACAAGAAAACGCTCCAAAGGCTCCACCACCAAAGTGGATCTGGGTCTCACCACCACGACCAAGACTCTGCCaaa AAATGTGATCCTGTGGATGATGCAAGCAATTTTTCATCTGAATCTGATCCCGCAGGAACTTCCAAGCTTGGAAAACACCATCGTTCAAGTAGTAATTTGAGAGATGACTATGGAGGAGATGGGTCTTGGGACCATAGCAAGGATTTCCAGCCAATGCATTCTGATGGCCTACGGCGAAGAATATTCTCAATCGAGAAAATACACATAACCAACAGCAGTGCATTCAGACAACTAATCAATTGGTCATCCGAGCATTTATCTGATGACCCAGAGGACCTAAATCATATGGAAGGGACTGCTGCGGAACACCGCAGCAACTCAGGTGATGATGTTGCGGAGAATGGCGCGGCTTGCTCTACTGCACAGATAAGCTCATTGTTACATGGTTGCAGTATTGCTCACATAATTTCAAATGCTACCAATCATGCTGATGTTAGTTCATCAATGAGTTGCCCGAAATCAAATGGAGGTCTGGCTGAAGCAGATGCTGTGCAAACGGTGCTGACTGGGCCTGAATCGGACCTTTCTGCCATCGCAGGGTTGCATCATGAGGGAGTTGAGAATGAATCTTCCAAGCTTCATGTATCAGAGGATAACAGGATGCCCTTCATTTCGGAGAAGGAGCTATTACTGAGTTCAAACGCAGTAAAAAATATGGAGCATCATTCGGGGACTTCAGGATTCACCTTATGCGGTCAAGAGACTGAGAATGAGGACACTGCTGGAGGTTTCTGCTTTGTTAAGATCAGTCCTGAGTTGAGCTTCTTATCCTCTCCAGAGTTAGTTGTGGAGGGTGGCAAGGATGCCAGCGAGAAAGAACCATGTCAATTAGACGAAAAGGAGGAGAACGACGTATCTGCCAATATAGAGGAAGCTTTGGTAGGTACCCCTCTAGTCAATACCGCTGAACCGGACTATGGAACTACAGGTTTCTCTTTGCGCCCTCAAGATTCCAATATGATGGAGGCTCCTGCAGTTATCAATATTTTTTCTGCAATTCCTGAATCAAACCAACCAGCATCTGTGGAATTACTTGCAGAGAATTATGTGGACTCCAAGGATGCTCAAATATCTGATGTGCACTTACCGGAGCAGAAGGGCCAGGAAGATTTTCTGGATCCACTTGTGGTCAATTCTTTTGAGTATTCATTTGTATCAGAGTTTTTGTCTGAGGGAGCATCTAAACATCAAAATAATGCTGTCGCCTCTCCATATGATGGTGGTGACGCTGAGAATGCAATAAGCGATTCAATGTCCATCCAATTCATCCCAGAAGCCAACATAATGGAAGCTCTTCAGGATGTTCAAGAAACATTACCCAATCCACATCACCGCAGTGCGGCTGCGGAGATGACCAAAGTTCTGGGTGTTGTCAAGGAAGGTTTGTCTGAGGGAGCATCTAACCATCAAAATAGTATTGTCGCCTCTTCAGATGATGGTGGTGATGCTGAGGATGTGATAAGCGATTCAGTGTCTGTCCAACTCATACCAGAAGCCAACATAATGGAAGTTCTTCAAGATGTTCAGAAAACATTATCCGATCCACCGCAGCGCAGCAGTTTTCGTTCACAGATTTTCTTATCTTCAAGTGAGATTAATAATGATGAAGCTTATTCAAGTAACTCAAATTCTTACACTTTATATGCCAACTCAGTGGAAAATGAAGAATCCCCTGCTAGTAAAGGAGGAGGTTCTGTTTCTAAAGATGAAATGAACTTTGCTTTTCTGGACACTCCCATCTTGCTAAATGAGGATACAAGTGGAGAAAGTTGGACAGATAATGCTGGATGTTCTCGATGTATTCCGGAAAGCAATAGAACTCACTCTCTTCATGATGGCAAACTAGCTTTACCTAGGACATCTGAGAGAGCTAATGTTGGTCTTGAGGAAAGTCTCATATCTCTAGACCAGGAAATAAACCTGGAAATATTTTCGCTATATTCCAGATCATCTTCATGTGTTTCAGAGGTCAACATGACCGAAACTCTCAGAAGTGGCATACTTCCTGCTCTAGAAAATGATGATGATTTCAGCTTCGACGAGATGACCTCCATGATGGGTCCCAATGTTAAGCATGCAGAGAATTATACAGACAATGCAAGGTCTGCTGAATTTGTTCCAGAAATCAACATGACAGAAACTCTTAATGTTGGTAAGGAAGCAACTGCTCGTCTAGAACATGAAGTTTCTTCAAATTTTGACATTAGTTTGGAGGCTCCTGATATAGGCAATGGTGTTGAAAAATTTGATAACTCCCTGGACTTAGTGTTGTGGCCATTTGAACCAGTAGTTGATGCATCTGAAGGCATGCAAGCTGCTCAAGGGTTCTCTATGCTGCAATCTGaaaatgatttttcttttgttaagaCTAATGTTACTACTAAAGATGTCAACAATGATGGAGATCTCCAAAATAGCCAGGAAACATCAATTGATGCTTTGGGATCTGCTCAGCCAGGGTTATCCAAGTCAGAGGATGAAGGTGTTTCAACTCTTCGTGGGACTTGCAAGTCTCCTGATGCTGTTGGGGTTATTGATTCTGATAATGTTTTAATGGCTAATTATGCTTCGGATCTTCGCAGTGCAGTAGGAAATCATTTCTTCAGCCAAAATGCATCACCTGAAGCACAACCCCAGGATCCCTTAATGTTCAAGGAGTCTTTAGTTTATCCAGACGAGCTTTCTGTTTCTGAGAACAATTCAGACAATGCAAAGTTATTGTTTTGTTCTACAAAAGTCAACTTGATTGAATCTCTGGATGGTGATAAGAGAGGAACTGATCAGCAACAAGCTGAAACCAATTTGGTTTCTGAAGATACATACATGGCTTGCCAGGGTTCCACTTCTGAAAAGTACCTTGACAATTTCGGGTATCAACATATTTCAGATGCCAATATCACCAAGACTCTTCAAAGTACTGACAGATTATTGTCCGAGATGTTTCATGATGGCAGCTTCTGCACAGCAGGGACCTCTGTTTCTCTAGATGGTGGCACTGATGCAGACAATTCTTCAGCTAATTCAGGTTCTGAAATGCGTACTGCACAGAATAACACAGTAATTCTCCTTGGTTTCCAAGGACCTGAAAAAGCAATTGTTTCAATCTCCCAGTATGAGGTTGATCGTGCAGAAAAAAATGGCTCCGATTCTATATGCGCTGAAGCTACCATGACTGGAGACATACAAG GTTTCCTTGAGGAAAGGAAAGTTTGTGAGTGGCGTTGCACAGATAAGGAACCAAAAGACCTTAAGGTTAAGGATATGGAAGAGGACGTTCAAGGCTTAGATGAGGATCATGAGGTGAGTCACATGTCCTCAGATGTTGCTTTGAACTTCTATCTTCTTTACTGA
- the LOC101757749 gene encoding uncharacterized protein At2g24330 isoform X1: MSSMGGGEVGTPRGLARSSSGVWWKLGDAAAASDASSEVERRLRGIAEEEAAVRARVERRHAAAPAVRRRIAAASMGLEAVALVYGLWTAARRRGNSSRRLKLLHLLPALAVPAMATLVLAAFARFRRTLDGRDQQHLERLRTERKAKIGSFRGSHHNLQKLIEKYDPDDAADSSNNSSDAAATKKKLKRTHSRLSFHVGDE; the protein is encoded by the exons ATGTCGTCGATGGGTGGTGGTGAGGTTGGGACGCCGAGGGGCCTGGCGCGCTCCTCCTCTGGCGTCTGGTGGAAGCTCGGCGATGCAGCAGCCGCCTCGGATGCGTCATcggaggtggagcggcggctgcgcggcatcgccgaggaggaggccgccgtcAGGGCCCGCGTGGAgaggcgccacgccgccgcccccgccgtccgCCGCAGGATCGCCGCCGCTTCCATGGGCCTTGAGGCGGTGGCGTTGGTGTACGGCCTGTGGACCGCAGCAAGGAGGCggggcaacagcagcaggagGTTGAAGCTTCTCCATCTGCTGCCTGCGCTCGCCGTACCCGCCATGGCCACGCTCGTGCTCGCGGCGTTCGCACGATTCAGGAGAACGT TGGATGGGCGGGACCAGCAGCATCTTGAGCGCCTCCGAACAGAACGCAAGGCAAAGATTGGCAGCTTCAGGGGAAGCCACCACAACCTGCAAAAGCTCATCGAG AAGTATGATCCCGATGATGCCGCTGACAGCAGTAACAACAGCAGCGATGCTGCTGCTACCAAgaagaagctcaagaggacgCACTCGCGGTTGAGCTTCCATGTCGGAGACGAATGA
- the LOC101757749 gene encoding uncharacterized protein At2g24330 isoform X2 yields the protein MSSMGGGEVGTPRGLARSSSGVWWKLGDAAAASDASSEVERRLRGIAEEEAAVRARVERRHAAAPAVRRRIAAASMGLEAVALVYGLWTAARRRGNSSRRLKLLHLLPALAVPAMATLVLAAFARFRRTLDGRDQQHLERLRTERKAKIGSFRGSHHNLQKLIEYDPDDAADSSNNSSDAAATKKKLKRTHSRLSFHVGDE from the exons ATGTCGTCGATGGGTGGTGGTGAGGTTGGGACGCCGAGGGGCCTGGCGCGCTCCTCCTCTGGCGTCTGGTGGAAGCTCGGCGATGCAGCAGCCGCCTCGGATGCGTCATcggaggtggagcggcggctgcgcggcatcgccgaggaggaggccgccgtcAGGGCCCGCGTGGAgaggcgccacgccgccgcccccgccgtccgCCGCAGGATCGCCGCCGCTTCCATGGGCCTTGAGGCGGTGGCGTTGGTGTACGGCCTGTGGACCGCAGCAAGGAGGCggggcaacagcagcaggagGTTGAAGCTTCTCCATCTGCTGCCTGCGCTCGCCGTACCCGCCATGGCCACGCTCGTGCTCGCGGCGTTCGCACGATTCAGGAGAACGT TGGATGGGCGGGACCAGCAGCATCTTGAGCGCCTCCGAACAGAACGCAAGGCAAAGATTGGCAGCTTCAGGGGAAGCCACCACAACCTGCAAAAGCTCATCGAG TATGATCCCGATGATGCCGCTGACAGCAGTAACAACAGCAGCGATGCTGCTGCTACCAAgaagaagctcaagaggacgCACTCGCGGTTGAGCTTCCATGTCGGAGACGAATGA
- the LOC101758423 gene encoding eukaryotic initiation factor 4A-III homolog A produces MAAPTTSRRGPGAARNMDDDNLTFETSPGVEVVSSFDQMGIKDDLLRGIYGYGFEKPSAIQQRAVLPIINGRDVIAQAQSGTGKTSMISLTVCQIVDTAVREVQALILSPTRELASQTERVMLAIGDYLNIQVHACIGGKSIGEDIRRLENGVHVVSGTPGRVCDMIKRRTLRTRAIKLLVLDEADEMLSRGFKDQIYDVYRYLPPELQVVLISATLPHEILEITSKFMTEPVRILVKRDELTLEGIKQFFVAVEKEEWKFDTLCDLYDTLTITQAVIFCNTKRKVDWLTERMRSNNFTVSAMHGDMPQQERDAIMSEFRSGATRVLITTDVWARGLDVQQVSLVINYDLPNNRELYIHRIGRSGRFGRKGVAINFVRKDDIRILRDIEQYYSTQIDEMPMNVADLI; encoded by the exons ATGGCGGCGCCCACCACCTCCCGccgcggccccggcgccgcccgcaACATGGACGACGACAACCTCACCTTCGAGACCTCCCCGGGGGTCGAGGTCGTCAGCAGCTTCGACCAGATGGGGATCAAGGACGACCTCCTCCGCGGCATCTACGGCTACGGATTCGAGAAGCCCTCCGCCATCCAGCAGCGCGCAGTCCTCCCCATCATCAACGGCCGCGACGTCATCGCGCAGGCCCAGTCCGGCACGGGAAAGACATCCATGATCTCACTCACCGTctgccagatcgtcgacaccgCCGTCCGCGA GGTCCAGGCTTTGATCCTCTCACCTACTAGAGAGCTTGCTTCGCAAACAGAGAGAGTTATGCTGGCTATCGGTGACTACCTCAACATCCAAGTGCATGCTTGCATTGGTGGAAAAAGTATCGGCGAGGATATCAGGAGGCTTGAGAACGGAGTGCACGTTGTCTCAGGAACTCCAGGCAGAGTATGTGATATGATCAAGAGAAGGACCCTGCGAACAAGAGCCATCAAGCTTCTAGTTCTG GATGAAGCTGATGAGATGTTGAGCAGAGGCTTTAAGGATCAGATTTACGATGTCTACAGATACCTCCCACCGGAACTTCAG GTGGTTTTGATCTCTGCCACTCTTCCTCATGAGATCCTAGAGATTACTAGCAAGTTCATGACCGAACCAGTTAGGATCCTTGTGAAGCGTGATGAGTTGACCCTGGAG GGCATCAAACAATTCTTTGTTGCTGTTGAGAAAGAAGAATGGAAGTTTGATACGCTGTGTGATCTTTATGATACGTTGACCATCACCCAAGCTGTTATTTTCTGCAATACTAAGAGAAAG GTGGATTGGCTTACTGAAAGAATGCGCAGCAATAACTTCACAGTATCAGCTATGCATGGTGACATGCCCCAACAGGAAAGGGATGCCATCATGTCAGAGTTCAGGTCTGGTGCAACTCGTGTGTTAATCACTACGGATGTTTGGGCTCGAGGACTGGACGTTCAGCAG GTTTCGCTTGTCATAAATTACGATCTCCCAAATAATCGTGAGCTTTACATCCATCGCATTGGTCGCTCTGGTCGTTTCGGGCGCAAG GGTGTGGCGATCAATTTCGTGCGCAAGGATGACATCCGTATCCTGAGGGATATAGAGCAGTACTACAGCACACAAATTGATGAGATGCCAATGAATGTTGCTGATCTTATTTGA